The Candidatus Dormiibacterota bacterium DNA window GGCCGACGGCGGCCCGCTGCGGTATCGAGTCGTTCATCGGGCGCCGCTGTGGACCAGGGACGAGCGCCCGCGGCTCGAGCAGCGGATCGTCGAGGGGGATCCGGGTCTGTCGGCCTAGCCGCCGATCGCGAGCACGACCTCCTTGCCCTTGAAGACATCCGGGTCGAGAATCACTACGCGGGCGCTGCCGTGGTCCTCGGAGGTTTCGATGGAAAAGTCCCTGCCTTCCTGGTAGACCGGCGGCAACAGACGGACCATGCGAATCTGTTCGAGGCCGAAGTTCTGCGGCACGAGGTCGATGCTGGTCTGCGCCCTCAGATCCAGCGACTCGTTGAAGGTGACCCCCTTCACGTCGCGCAGACGCTTCAGAACCGGGCTCAACACTCCCTCGTCCTTGAGATTCTGAGCGTTGGCGGCGTGGTAGAACAGGCTGTTCTCCCGGGTAGCCATGTCGCTCTCGAGCTGAGACCTGGCTTGCTCGAGCGCCGCGGCTTCCGACTGGGCGGCATCGCGCTCGCTCTTGTAGGCGTCCCGCTCCTTGACGAGCTGGCGCTGGCGCGCCCGGCGAACGCGGACCGGTGTCTGGCCGGCATCCCCCTGGGTCACATACGTGCGGAAGGAGTCCTGCTGTGGATCGTAGAAGAACCACACCTTGTTGCCTGCCAGAAGCTCGTCCGTCTGGTCGACCTGGCTTAGCAGGGCCTTGGCCTTAGTGGCGTCCAGATTGGCCTCGCCGGTCAGATAGGCCATCGCCAGGTCCTGGTGCCTGTCGCCGCGCTTCGCCATCACGAATTTATCGGGCAGGGCCTGCTCGAGGTGCGCCACCTTCTCCTGCAGCTCCCGGATGCTGTCACGGTCCGCGATGATCTTCTGCAGGAGCGTCTTGTAGGAAATGTCCTTTTCCTGCTCCACGAGCGCGTTGAGCACGTCACGCTGCTCGGGATTCAGATCCTGCGTGAAGATCTCGCTGAACTGGAGCGTCCGCTCGCCGGGCTTGCGGGAGGAATTGAAGACCTCGATACGCTTCATCATGGTGTCCGAGGTCTTGTCGATTTCGCTCCGATCTTCCTGCAGCTGGCCCAAGAGCTCATCGGAAGTCTTGGCCGAGCCCGGCCCCGGTCTAGAGCAGCCGGTCGCTCCGAAGACGACCGTCGCGGCGATCGCCGCGGTCACCAACAAACTCCTCGTGTGCTTCATGACGCCTCCTGCGGGGTGGTCCCCGCCATAAGGTGTTTTAGACTGAGCCGGCAGCAGGATTCATGCCACTCGCGACTCTATGGCGGAGGAGTCGATCAATCTCGACTCGAGGACCCGCGCGCTCTCGACCCCGTGCGACACAAACCGTTGCTCGAACGGAATTTGCCGCGACGCGAAGCGGCGTGAGGCGCTCGCAGCTCGCGGACTTCGCGCAACGAGCCTCCAGAGTTGACTGTCGGCTGCACAGTACGGTTGCCGTCCGCCTCGGATGACAGCCGCCGGGTTCTGACCGACCGGATCGTTGCAACCTTCCCGGATCCGTTGTCGTATAACCGGCGATGAAAACGAGACGCAGAGTTCTCGCGGCGCTCCTTCTGCTCCCCCTCAGTCTGGGTGAGCTTGCGGCCGGCTCGAAGAAGCTCAAGCCATGCCATGTGCCGGGTGTGGACGAGGAGGTCCTCTGCGGCCGGTACGAGGTCTATGAGAACCGTGCCGCCCGCAAGGGAAGAAAGATTGGGCTCAACATCGTCGTTCTTCCGGCGAAGGGTCCGAGAGTCGCAGCGGATCCCCTGGTCTTCCTCGCCGGCGGGGGAGTCGCACCGGCCACCAGCTATGCGGGCTTCCTGGGCGAGTCGTACTCCAATCTGCGACGTCAGCGCGACATCCTTCTGGTCGACCAGCGGGGGACCGGAGGGTCCAACCCGCTGGAGTGCGATCTGACCACGGATCCCGCGAGCGCGGAGTATCGCGACGAGGGCCGCTTCCTGGCGGCGGTTCGCCGGTGCCGGAAGGAGCTGGAGCAGAAGGCCGACCTGCGCTATTACACGACGCCGATCGCGATGGATGACCTGGACGAGGTCAGGGGAGCGCTCGGGTATCCGCGCCTCAACCTGTTCGGCGTGTCGTACGGAACGACGGCGGCGATGGTCTACCTGCGCCAGCATCCGGATCGCGTCCGGACCGTCGCCTTGCAGGGCGTCATTCCCCTCGACGTGCCGATGTGGCTCGAAGTGCCCCGCTCGTCACAGCAGGCGCTCGAGCAGGTCTTCGCCGCCTGCGCCCGGCAGCCGGGCTGTCACGAAGCCTTCCCGGAGCTCGAAAACGAATTCAACTCGCTCCTGAAGCGCCTCGCCGGGAAGTCCGTCACGGTCAAGGTGAAAAAC harbors:
- a CDS encoding alpha/beta fold hydrolase produces the protein MKTRRRVLAALLLLPLSLGELAAGSKKLKPCHVPGVDEEVLCGRYEVYENRAARKGRKIGLNIVVLPAKGPRVAADPLVFLAGGGVAPATSYAGFLGESYSNLRRQRDILLVDQRGTGGSNPLECDLTTDPASAEYRDEGRFLAAVRRCRKELEQKADLRYYTTPIAMDDLDEVRGALGYPRLNLFGVSYGTTAAMVYLRQHPDRVRTVALQGVIPLDVPMWLEVPRSSQQALEQVFAACARQPGCHEAFPELENEFNSLLKRLAGKSVTVKVKNPETGQEMEVTVDDEILRYYVFRALYSASRIHDFPLLVHLAHQGDYQPLAERVAVRGESGIPKGIYLSIVCSEIIPQFDPGALPAATADTFMGGLRVGRDVSACREWIRGWLPPDFWIPVKSDVPVLVMNGALDHVTPPRYGERVAQSLAHARRLVLSQRGHNDTDPCVNGMIESFMLAGTLARLDTSCLAKTEDLSFALKGDDLMK